In Choloepus didactylus isolate mChoDid1 chromosome X, mChoDid1.pri, whole genome shotgun sequence, a genomic segment contains:
- the ATP1B4 gene encoding LOW QUALITY PROTEIN: protein ATP1B4 (The sequence of the model RefSeq protein was modified relative to this genomic sequence to represent the inferred CDS: inserted 1 base in 1 codon) yields MRRQLRSRRALAFPSGYHYRLNDQDEVNQNYLADEEEETEEEAQVRMVPDLEEEEAEENEEQEEKEEEEKEEEEDHGQPTGISAWWQKLQIMNEYLWDLEKRMSLARTGLILVIYFFFYASLPAVITFCMYTLFLTISPYMPTFTERVKPPGVMIRPFAHSLNFNFNVSEPDTWQHYVISLNGFLQGYNDSLQEEMNVDCPLGQYFIQDGNEDEDKKACQFKHSFLKNCSGLEDPTFGYSTGQPCILLKMNRIVGFCPELGDPVKVSCKVQRGDENNIRSIHYYPESASFDLRYYPYYGKLTHVNYTSPLVAMXTDVVKNQAVPVQCQLKGKGIINDVINDRFEGTVIFTLNIET; encoded by the exons AATGATCAGGATGAAGTGAATCAGAACTACTTAGCagatgaagaggaagaaacagaggaagAGGCCCAGGTGAGGATGGTGCCTGatttggaggaggaggaggcagaagagaaTGAGGaacaggaggagaaagaagaggaggaaaaggaagaggaagaggatcaTGGTCAGCCAACAGGCATTTCAGCTTGGTGGCAGAAATTGCAGATCATGAATGAATACCTGTGGGATCTGGAGAAAAGGATGTCTCTGGCCCGAACAG GCCTGATCTTGGTCATTTACTTCTTCTTCTATGCCTCCCTGCCTGCTGTGATCACCTTCTGCATGTACACGTTATTTCTGACCATCAGTCCTTACATGCCGACCTTCACTGAGAGGGTGAAGCCTCCTG GAGTTATGATCAGACCCTTTGCCCATAGCCTTAACTTCAACTTCAACGTTTCTGAACCTGACACTTGGCAGCATTATGTGATTAgcctaaatggctttctccagg GCTATAATGACAGTCTTCAAGAGGAAATGAATGTTGATTGTCCCCTGGGGCAGTACTTTATTCAAGATGGCAATGAGGATGAGGACAAGAAGGCCTGCCAATTTAAGCACTCCTTCCTGAAGAACTGCTCTGGTCTGGAGGACCCCACTTTTGGCTACTCTACTGGACAACCCTGCATCCTCCTGAAGATGAACCGG ATTGTAGGCTTTTGTCCTGAACTTGGAGATCCTGTGAAGGTTTCCTGCAAAGTTCAG AGAGGTGATGAAAACAACATCCGATCCATCCATTACTACCCAGAATCGGCTTCTTTTGACCTCCGCTACTACCCTTATTATGGCAAACTGACTCAT GTTAACTACACCTCTCCGCTGGTGGCAA CCACAGACGTGGTGAAGAACCAAGCAGTGCCTGTGCAATGCCAACTGAAGGGCAAAGGCATCATAAATGATGTCATCAATGATCGCTTTGAGGGTACGGTAATCTTTACCCTGAACATAGAAACCTAA